One window from the genome of Pelorhabdus rhamnosifermentans encodes:
- a CDS encoding DUF6612 family protein: MGKFSMVSRLFILCVMTVFISICSMYSLVAAAPQDAKEMVVTAYQKMLNFNNYHMALDSTATMSVQGKNIRMAMEGGFDIQAKPMLSKGDMNIRVYTDSKTLDKNLVQYIEESGNQIIIYSNVDNSWIKQSFPKESVDSLRDYGSYIKAIKSAEIESDDDNSTVIRVVASGEVLKNTLKQKMALMGMNKLVVSDDFLADIQDLSYSITIDKSTGNISASHMDLSDFMAQFGTHMADKMKTTEKQKQAITEMFQNMKFIMDVTFSQYNSAPDVVIPQDVKERAVEKNVQSSKLLSGPQVTQS; the protein is encoded by the coding sequence ATGGGAAAATTTTCAATGGTATCGAGATTATTTATCCTTTGTGTCATGACTGTATTTATTTCTATTTGCAGCATGTATAGTTTGGTTGCAGCAGCACCGCAAGATGCCAAAGAAATGGTTGTTACAGCCTATCAAAAAATGTTGAATTTTAATAATTACCATATGGCATTAGACTCTACTGCAACGATGTCGGTTCAAGGAAAAAATATTCGTATGGCAATGGAGGGTGGATTTGATATACAAGCGAAGCCCATGCTAAGCAAAGGGGATATGAACATTCGTGTTTATACGGATTCTAAAACATTAGATAAAAATCTTGTGCAATACATAGAAGAATCCGGTAATCAGATCATCATTTATTCTAATGTTGATAATTCTTGGATTAAGCAGAGTTTTCCTAAAGAAAGTGTTGATTCCCTTCGTGATTATGGGAGTTATATAAAAGCGATTAAGAGCGCTGAAATTGAGAGTGATGACGATAATTCAACGGTAATTCGTGTTGTTGCAAGTGGCGAAGTTTTAAAAAATACGCTGAAACAAAAAATGGCGCTTATGGGAATGAATAAGCTTGTTGTATCAGATGATTTTTTAGCAGATATTCAGGATCTATCCTACTCCATAACCATTGATAAGAGCACGGGTAACATTTCCGCGAGCCATATGGATTTATCTGACTTTATGGCTCAATTTGGTACTCATATGGCTGATAAAATGAAGACGACAGAAAAGCAAAAGCAGGCTATAACAGAAATGTTTCAAAATATGAAATTCATCATGGATGTTACTTTTTCACAGTATAACAGTGCACCCGATGTCGTGATTCCACAAGATGTAAAGGAGCGGGCTGTTGAAAAAAATGTTCAATCAAGTAAGCTTTTAAGCGGTCCACAGGTGACGCAATCATAA
- a CDS encoding GlsB/YeaQ/YmgE family stress response membrane protein has translation MTSWIVGAIIGIIAGWLAGTISHNHGFGIWGDLIVGLVGSFVGNFLLGMLGFAVYGIIGSIIASTLGALAFLWLIRLFHPQVPAYKKN, from the coding sequence ATGACATCCTGGATCGTCGGTGCGATCATTGGCATTATTGCCGGATGGCTAGCAGGAACTATCTCACACAATCATGGATTTGGCATTTGGGGCGACTTGATTGTCGGCCTAGTAGGATCATTTGTTGGAAATTTTCTGTTGGGCATGCTAGGCTTTGCAGTCTACGGCATTATAGGTTCCATTATTGCTTCAACACTTGGTGCCTTAGCCTTTCTGTGGCTCATCCGTCTCTTCCATCCGCAAGTACCAGCCTATAAAAAAAACTGA
- a CDS encoding amidohydrolase encodes MILTQDIHQNVTDMAEELIKLRRDFHKYPEPGWTEFRTASIVAERLTALGYEVKLGDAVIKEEAMMGVPDASVLLKCRKQAEEQGASAFYLDQMAGGKTGVVGILNTGKTGPTVALRFDMDANDVVEDEAITHRPCREGFRSVHDGAMHACGHDGHTTIGLGLAKLLMLLRHELSGTVKLVFQPAEEGVRGARAMVESGIVDDVDYAIGLHLGTAANQTGQFVCSAGGFLATTKLDACFHGKPAHAGFAPQEGRNALLAAATASLHLHGISRHGAGMTRVNVGILQAGTGRNVIPQDALLKLETRGENSALNEYMQQEATRIIQSSAAMYGVEAQITKMGAALGGHGNEELATVLKSVAESSGLFSQVVTQANMGGSDDFTFFMNRVQQQGGQSVYALLGSDLAAGHHNGSFDFDESILTKGVEVLARSILALGKE; translated from the coding sequence ATGATTTTGACACAAGATATTCATCAAAATGTAACGGATATGGCAGAAGAACTGATTAAACTTCGCCGTGATTTTCATAAATATCCAGAGCCGGGCTGGACAGAATTTCGTACGGCCTCGATTGTTGCGGAAAGATTGACTGCCCTAGGTTATGAGGTGAAGTTAGGTGATGCCGTTATAAAGGAAGAGGCCATGATGGGGGTTCCTGATGCTTCTGTGTTGTTAAAGTGTAGAAAGCAAGCTGAAGAACAGGGAGCCAGTGCCTTTTATCTGGATCAAATGGCAGGTGGGAAAACGGGTGTCGTGGGTATTTTAAACACGGGAAAAACCGGTCCAACGGTTGCTTTACGCTTTGATATGGATGCCAACGATGTTGTTGAGGATGAAGCCATAACTCATCGGCCTTGCCGCGAGGGGTTTCGATCGGTACATGATGGAGCCATGCATGCTTGCGGTCATGATGGGCATACGACGATTGGCCTGGGGCTGGCTAAGCTGCTTATGTTGCTGCGTCATGAACTTTCTGGTACGGTGAAACTTGTGTTCCAGCCAGCCGAGGAAGGCGTTCGCGGAGCTCGGGCCATGGTGGAATCTGGTATTGTTGACGATGTGGACTACGCTATTGGTTTGCATCTTGGTACGGCTGCAAATCAGACCGGGCAGTTTGTGTGTAGTGCAGGGGGATTTTTAGCTACGACGAAGCTTGATGCCTGTTTTCATGGTAAGCCCGCTCATGCTGGTTTTGCGCCGCAGGAAGGACGCAATGCCTTGCTTGCAGCTGCAACAGCTTCTCTTCATTTACATGGTATTTCGCGGCATGGTGCAGGGATGACACGGGTAAATGTCGGCATTTTACAGGCTGGGACTGGGCGCAATGTTATTCCGCAAGATGCTCTGTTAAAACTAGAAACACGGGGTGAAAATTCAGCACTTAACGAATATATGCAGCAAGAGGCTACTCGTATTATTCAAAGTTCTGCTGCCATGTATGGCGTGGAGGCACAAATAACCAAGATGGGTGCCGCCTTAGGCGGTCATGGCAACGAGGAACTGGCCACTGTATTAAAGTCAGTGGCTGAATCATCGGGATTGTTTAGCCAGGTTGTCACTCAAGCAAATATGGGTGGCAGTGATGATTTTACTTTTTTTATGAATCGCGTGCAGCAACAGGGCGGGCAGTCTGTTTATGCTTTGCTTGGATCTGATTTAGCTGCTGGACATCATAATGGTTCTTTCGATTTTGATGAATCTATCCTTACAAAGGGAGTAGAAGTACTCGCAAGGAGTATTTTAGCTTTAGGAAAAGAATAA
- a CDS encoding MurR/RpiR family transcriptional regulator, whose amino-acid sequence MIDLSLFTRIRLQSNRFTPAHERIVHFLQQHAQEALTIPINELAKHCQVGDATVIRFYRLLGYENYAMFRIALTKELAENEIRPIYEEVENQDDLPAIIRKVIHSSVQGIADLEKQLSVSALQDMAEHFKKSSLIHVIGLGASGVVAQDAMHKLMRLGLKINAYSDSHLMTIAASVAQADEIFFAICHSGETTDILYTLELAKRQGCYTCAVTSSINSSITNSVSAYLLSCTRETKMRSDAMTSRIAQLIVIDILYVKLALDIGDAAIERVHHSRMALKHHRTTH is encoded by the coding sequence GTGATAGATTTGTCTCTGTTTACACGCATTCGATTGCAAAGTAATCGCTTTACACCGGCCCATGAACGCATTGTACACTTTTTGCAGCAACATGCACAAGAAGCACTGACTATCCCCATTAACGAACTGGCCAAACACTGTCAAGTGGGTGATGCCACAGTGATTCGATTCTATCGATTACTTGGCTACGAAAATTATGCTATGTTCCGGATTGCTCTCACCAAAGAATTAGCCGAAAATGAGATTCGCCCTATCTATGAAGAAGTAGAGAATCAAGATGATTTGCCTGCCATTATTCGAAAAGTCATTCATTCTTCTGTCCAAGGAATTGCCGATTTAGAAAAACAGCTTTCTGTCTCGGCCTTACAAGACATGGCGGAGCATTTCAAAAAATCTTCTCTCATCCACGTCATCGGTCTGGGCGCTTCTGGTGTCGTGGCCCAAGATGCCATGCATAAACTCATGCGATTAGGGCTAAAAATCAATGCCTATAGTGATTCTCATCTCATGACCATTGCGGCCTCTGTAGCACAAGCTGATGAAATTTTTTTTGCTATTTGTCATTCCGGTGAAACAACAGATATTCTCTACACGTTAGAATTAGCCAAACGACAAGGTTGCTACACTTGTGCCGTTACAAGCTCTATCAATTCTAGCATTACAAACAGCGTATCTGCCTACCTATTAAGCTGTACTCGAGAAACGAAAATGCGGTCTGATGCCATGACTTCCCGCATCGCTCAACTCATCGTCATTGACATTCTCTATGTCAAACTAGCCCTCGACATCGGCGACGCGGCCATTGAAAGAGTCCATCACTCTCGTATGGCCTTAAAACATCACAGGACAACGCATTAA